Proteins from a single region of Companilactobacillus farciminis KCTC 3681 = DSM 20184:
- a CDS encoding ISL3 family transposase: MPQLNSILNLLNITDTNIDILNSNDKVIFRGSQKLHIKVIEGRLSYRLKKCPNCGFDCLIKNGARETNVRLGSLNGSEYHLKLWKQRYLCRSCKTTCGAHTNLVEKNQSMSRQIDQLIILLAKQSFTFKSIAMMLGISASTVARKIYGRLQLPKRARLLPKNICIDEFRSANHLFSFIACDADSHQMITLLPNRLSMKIIEHFKREYSLSERQQVESVSIDLNANYQGVIRRLFPNAKIIVDRFHIVQLVGRALDKARLSVLNSLSDKKSREYKALKSQWRMFHLFDDELDQANIRYIFGINEYMTQQNLVDIGLDADPVFKDVYQTYQNVLRSIKSKDPELLKQTLQEYKNNGSSMDTAITTFKNNYKYLVNSCELPYSNGPLEGLIGKIKKLKHNCYGFRNLHNFFVRIRLIIA, encoded by the coding sequence ATGCCCCAATTAAATTCTATCTTAAATCTTCTAAATATAACAGACACAAATATCGATATCTTAAATTCAAATGACAAAGTGATATTCCGTGGCAGTCAAAAGCTCCATATCAAGGTCATCGAAGGAAGATTATCGTATCGCTTGAAGAAATGTCCTAATTGCGGGTTCGATTGCTTGATCAAGAACGGAGCTAGAGAAACCAATGTCCGCTTAGGCAGCCTCAACGGTTCCGAATATCATTTGAAACTCTGGAAGCAGCGCTATTTGTGTAGATCATGTAAAACGACTTGTGGAGCACATACTAACCTGGTAGAAAAGAATCAATCAATGTCTCGTCAAATAGATCAACTGATCATACTTTTGGCAAAACAATCCTTTACCTTCAAATCCATCGCTATGATGCTGGGGATATCTGCTAGCACAGTCGCCAGAAAGATATATGGCAGACTTCAATTACCTAAAAGAGCACGTTTACTACCAAAGAATATCTGCATCGATGAGTTCAGGTCTGCCAATCATTTGTTTTCTTTTATAGCTTGCGATGCAGACTCTCACCAAATGATCACCCTTTTGCCCAATCGTCTTTCGATGAAGATAATCGAACACTTTAAAAGAGAGTATTCATTATCTGAGAGACAACAAGTCGAATCAGTCTCGATAGACCTGAATGCCAATTATCAAGGTGTCATAAGAAGATTATTCCCAAACGCAAAGATAATCGTTGATAGATTCCATATCGTTCAACTGGTCGGAAGAGCGCTGGATAAAGCACGTTTGTCTGTACTGAATAGTCTCAGTGACAAAAAGTCTCGTGAATACAAAGCTCTTAAAAGCCAATGGCGGATGTTCCACTTATTTGATGATGAATTGGATCAAGCCAACATTAGATATATCTTTGGTATCAACGAGTATATGACTCAACAGAATCTTGTAGACATTGGTCTTGATGCCGATCCAGTATTCAAAGATGTATACCAGACTTACCAGAACGTTCTACGTTCAATAAAATCTAAGGACCCTGAATTGCTTAAGCAAACATTGCAAGAATATAAAAACAATGGGAGCTCAATGGATACTGCTATAACCACTTTTAAGAACAACTACAAATATCTAGTCAACAGCTGCGAATTGCCATATTCCAATGGTCCTCTTGAAGGATTGATTGGAAAGATCAAAAAGCTTAAACATAACTGCTATGGGTTCCGGAATCTCCATAACTTCTTTGTGAGGATCAGACTTATCATCGCATAA
- a CDS encoding AAA family ATPase, with the protein MEITIAKREKIKIPILVTGASGSGKTASSLIMAKGIIEKMFPKLSEEDQWKKIAVIDTEHERAKYYADTELAGVHIGEFYHANFEPPYNDKALMQGVNELKKMGIEVIILDSLSHLWSGKGGIQDIVDDIQRKNSKAQMTAWNKVKPNINNMLHTLTANSIYIISTARSKTGYDMEKNDKGKVVPVKVGLQPEIRSGWEYEFAINFNINQDHTAEAVKDNTNMFDGVEPITKETGYKIYEWSSEGVDPEEERQALIAKVQELFNLDDENKRTVVGWENQSNIKFEHWDKNQLRYAISNLHKIDSVVKLPSNKEQTTQSFEEVPSKQKESEKMGMAEQFERATQKA; encoded by the coding sequence ATGGAAATAACAATTGCTAAACGTGAAAAAATTAAAATTCCTATTTTGGTTACAGGTGCATCAGGTTCTGGCAAAACGGCTAGTTCACTGATTATGGCCAAAGGAATCATTGAAAAGATGTTTCCGAAGTTGTCCGAAGAAGATCAATGGAAAAAGATTGCTGTCATTGATACAGAGCATGAAAGGGCTAAATATTATGCTGATACAGAATTAGCTGGAGTCCATATTGGTGAGTTTTATCACGCCAATTTTGAACCACCATACAATGACAAAGCCTTAATGCAGGGTGTTAATGAACTTAAAAAAATGGGTATTGAAGTTATTATTTTGGATTCCCTATCACATCTCTGGAGTGGTAAAGGTGGCATTCAAGATATCGTCGATGATATTCAACGTAAAAATTCAAAAGCTCAAATGACAGCTTGGAATAAAGTAAAACCTAATATTAACAACATGTTGCATACGTTAACGGCTAATTCAATCTATATCATTAGCACAGCACGTAGCAAAACTGGCTATGACATGGAAAAAAATGATAAAGGAAAAGTTGTTCCCGTCAAGGTTGGATTACAGCCAGAAATACGAAGTGGATGGGAATATGAATTCGCTATTAATTTCAATATTAATCAGGACCATACGGCCGAGGCTGTAAAAGACAATACAAATATGTTTGATGGTGTTGAGCCTATTACTAAAGAAACAGGATACAAAATTTACGAATGGTCATCAGAAGGCGTTGATCCTGAAGAAGAACGTCAAGCACTGATTGCTAAGGTTCAAGAGCTTTTTAATTTAGATGATGAAAATAAGAGAACTGTAGTAGGTTGGGAGAATCAATCCAATATTAAATTTGAACATTGGGATAAGAACCAATTGCGCTATGCTATTTCAAATCTTCATAAAATTGATTCAGTCGTTAAATTACCATCCAATAAAGAACAGACAACACAATCATTTGAAGAGGTTCCTAGCAAGCAAAAAGAATCCGAAAAGATGGGCATGGCAGAACAATTTGAAAGAGCCACTCAAAAAGCATGA
- a CDS encoding NUMOD4 domain-containing protein, with translation MEKWKFIENSKVFQISSLGHIRSIDHYVNNNGTKTIRRGRLLKPYKTKLGYFEINLYENNKVRHEYIHHLVATAFCNNDNNYQEIHHIDYNKFNNEYTNLLWCSREYNQIDMVEHYNKKVIANKCKTCGKHISKGASYCRKCFLESIQNNSEYSYKELKKLLYNYNGNFTQVSKLYNVSSTTIRRICKKQGIPSKSKFYKRVQ, from the coding sequence ATGGAGAAATGGAAGTTTATAGAAAATTCAAAGGTGTTTCAAATCTCTTCTTTAGGTCATATTCGGTCGATTGACCATTATGTTAATAATAATGGAACTAAGACAATTAGAAGAGGTAGGTTATTAAAACCATATAAGACAAAATTAGGTTACTTTGAAATAAACTTATATGAAAATAATAAAGTTAGGCACGAGTATATTCATCACTTGGTAGCAACGGCTTTTTGTAATAATGACAATAATTATCAAGAAATACATCATATTGATTATAATAAATTTAATAATGAATATACCAATCTTTTGTGGTGTTCACGAGAATATAATCAAATTGATATGGTAGAGCATTATAATAAAAAGGTAATAGCTAATAAGTGCAAAACCTGTGGTAAGCATATTAGTAAGGGAGCTAGTTATTGTCGTAAATGCTTTTTAGAAAGCATTCAAAATAATTCAGAATACTCTTATAAAGAACTTAAAAAATTACTTTATAACTATAATGGAAATTTTACACAGGTTTCTAAGTTATATAATGTATCTTCAACTACTATAAGAAGGATTTGTAAGAAACAAGGAATACCTTCAAAAAGCAAATTTTATAAAAGGGTTCAATAG
- a CDS encoding conserved phage C-terminal domain-containing protein, which yields MAEKYQRGFKGIWIPADLWFDKNLKNKNELILYLEIDSLSTKEQACFASNNYLAEFMNLSSGRVSQLISSLEEKGYIKTQKIYSKKNPKQVEKRYMYPVRKLNRGVVNKLKDPTKFSKGGYLENDKGSVLVLDNKKHSNKNIVEQARPTPPYKQVIDYLNQKANKHFRYAETSKKHIRARWNEGYQLDDFKKVIDIKCVDWLVDPKMNEYLRPSTLFGAKFESYLNSKPRKKKNGYQKSRIETATNWDEVKAEEVPENSQELQERLAKMRGRKNATN from the coding sequence TTGGCTGAAAAATATCAACGTGGATTCAAAGGAATCTGGATACCTGCTGATTTGTGGTTTGATAAGAATTTAAAAAATAAAAATGAATTAATTCTTTATCTCGAAATAGACAGTTTATCCACGAAGGAGCAAGCATGTTTCGCATCAAATAATTATCTTGCTGAATTCATGAATCTTTCTTCTGGCAGGGTTTCTCAATTGATCTCCAGTTTAGAAGAAAAAGGATATATTAAAACGCAAAAAATATATTCAAAGAAAAATCCTAAGCAAGTCGAAAAAAGATATATGTACCCAGTTAGAAAATTAAATAGGGGGGTAGTTAATAAATTAAAGGACCCTACTAAGTTTTCTAAAGGGGGGTACTTAGAAAATGATAAGGGTAGTGTACTAGTTTTAGATAATAAAAAGCATAGTAATAAAAATATTGTCGAGCAAGCACGACCAACCCCACCTTACAAACAAGTAATCGATTATTTGAATCAAAAAGCAAACAAGCACTTTAGATACGCTGAGACCAGTAAGAAGCACATACGTGCTCGCTGGAATGAAGGCTATCAATTGGACGATTTTAAGAAGGTCATTGATATAAAGTGTGTTGATTGGCTAGTTGATCCAAAAATGAATGAATACCTGAGACCCTCAACCCTTTTCGGTGCTAAGTTTGAAAGCTATCTAAACAGTAAGCCCAGGAAGAAGAAAAACGGATATCAAAAGAGCCGTATTGAAACGGCTACTAATTGGGATGAGGTTAAAGCTGAAGAAGTTCCAGAGAATTCACAAGAATTACAGGAAAGATTAGCAAAAATGAGAGGTAGAAAAAATGCTACAAATTAA
- a CDS encoding helix-turn-helix domain-containing protein produces the protein MINFNLRSLLIPRKMTIQNLADASGVGYWTLVHMSQLTYKSIKFQDVQKICDALDITPNELFGYKERVAQ, from the coding sequence ATGATCAACTTTAATTTAAGATCTCTTTTGATTCCTAGAAAAATGACTATTCAAAATTTAGCAGATGCTTCAGGTGTTGGATATTGGACCTTAGTTCATATGTCACAACTAACTTACAAGTCAATCAAGTTCCAGGATGTTCAAAAGATTTGCGATGCCTTAGACATCACGCCAAATGAGCTATTTGGATATAAAGAGCGTGTTGCTCAATGA
- a CDS encoding DUF1351 domain-containing protein, with product MSNEVETVSNEFSVTYKPSELKINNFAELKAKVQNFSDQYKDLVATDESLAGAKSAKAELNKLVKAIDTERKRIKKEYNEPYNDFKLNIDDLQTILKQTIDPISEQIANIETQQRNERANKVRELINEMAPEYGINPDTIEIEHEWTNKTMSQTKLIRTLKDGFTALKHQQESLELNKKLVDEHCKTKGIDSSGWLSQIDQDTDIKQLLISIDRAVEDKARKEQQKKNEQEYEDAIRKSQQTKVEDKTVDQETGEIVDEEEAIDDDAPSQWTMAFRVTGDFDKLKLLNDFIIKNNISNEMIEPLKELED from the coding sequence ATGTCTAACGAAGTTGAAACTGTTTCAAATGAATTTAGTGTCACATACAAGCCTTCAGAATTAAAAATCAATAACTTCGCTGAATTAAAGGCAAAAGTTCAAAACTTTTCTGATCAGTATAAAGACTTAGTTGCCACTGATGAAAGTTTGGCTGGCGCTAAGAGTGCTAAAGCAGAACTTAATAAATTGGTTAAGGCTATCGATACCGAGCGTAAGAGAATCAAGAAGGAATACAACGAGCCTTATAACGATTTCAAATTAAACATAGATGACCTTCAAACTATATTGAAACAGACCATTGATCCAATCAGTGAACAAATTGCCAATATCGAAACCCAACAGCGTAATGAGCGAGCTAATAAAGTCAGGGAATTAATCAATGAGATGGCTCCTGAATATGGAATTAATCCGGATACTATTGAAATTGAGCACGAGTGGACTAATAAGACGATGAGCCAAACAAAGCTCATTAGAACGCTCAAAGATGGCTTTACTGCTCTGAAACATCAGCAAGAATCATTGGAACTAAATAAAAAATTAGTTGATGAACATTGCAAAACAAAAGGTATTGATTCGTCAGGCTGGTTAAGTCAAATTGACCAGGATACCGACATCAAACAACTTCTTATATCTATTGATAGGGCTGTTGAAGATAAAGCACGTAAAGAGCAGCAAAAGAAGAATGAGCAAGAGTATGAAGATGCCATTCGCAAATCTCAACAAACCAAAGTTGAAGATAAAACTGTTGATCAAGAGACTGGTGAAATTGTTGATGAAGAAGAGGCTATTGATGATGATGCACCAAGTCAATGGACAATGGCTTTTAGAGTTACAGGTGATTTTGACAAGCTCAAGTTACTTAATGATTTCATTATTAAAAACAACATTAGTAACGAAATGATTGAGCCATTAAAAGAATTGGAGGATTAA
- a CDS encoding helix-turn-helix domain-containing protein, producing MAKANEFLTVDEAAAYALVKRRTIYNWLHQGLPSYKLGRRRIDPDDLDEFISKKKQNILI from the coding sequence ATGGCAAAAGCAAATGAATTCTTAACCGTCGATGAAGCTGCAGCATATGCATTGGTTAAGCGTAGAACCATCTACAACTGGTTACATCAAGGCTTGCCAAGTTACAAGTTAGGCAGACGTCGTATTGATCCAGATGATTTAGATGAGTTCATCAGTAAGAAAAAACAAAATATTTTAATTTAA
- a CDS encoding putative HNHc nuclease produces MRTFAKLLGIQGKKVSLELDDDLNILKVTKLAANKRPTVELNIDDGRSISPAQRKKIYAIIGDISKWSGYSVEKETPQVMKWTYLTNTGADMFSLSNCSMTQANKYLSWLLDFCFENDVPFRSKTWDMLPNDYAMQLRCLEHRKCCICGKHADIAHYQAVGMGRNRHHIDHSKFYFMSLCRIHHTEQHKIGIKTFLQKYHIKPIKLDKEDRKKLHIGG; encoded by the coding sequence ATGAGGACTTTTGCCAAGCTGCTAGGAATTCAAGGTAAGAAGGTTAGCTTGGAACTTGATGATGATTTAAATATTTTAAAAGTAACTAAGCTAGCTGCTAATAAAAGACCAACAGTTGAATTAAATATTGACGATGGACGTTCAATTAGCCCTGCTCAAAGAAAAAAGATTTATGCGATTATTGGCGATATTAGTAAATGGAGTGGTTACTCTGTTGAGAAAGAAACACCTCAAGTCATGAAATGGACCTATTTAACCAATACGGGTGCTGACATGTTCAGCCTATCGAATTGTTCAATGACACAGGCTAATAAGTATCTTAGTTGGTTGTTGGATTTCTGCTTTGAAAATGATGTTCCATTTAGGTCGAAGACCTGGGATATGTTGCCAAATGATTACGCTATGCAATTAAGATGTTTGGAACATAGAAAGTGCTGTATTTGTGGTAAACACGCTGACATAGCCCATTATCAAGCTGTAGGGATGGGAAGAAACAGACACCATATAGATCATAGTAAATTCTATTTTATGTCACTATGCCGAATACATCACACTGAGCAACACAAAATAGGAATTAAAACATTCCTTCAAAAGTATCACATTAAACCAATCAAATTAGACAAAGAGGACCGCAAGAAATTGCATATAGGCGGTTAG
- the ssb gene encoding single-stranded DNA-binding protein has protein sequence MINRVVLVGRLTRDPELRYTANGAAVASFTIAVNRQFTNSQGERETDFINCVIWRKAAENFTNFTHKGSLVGIDGRLQTRNYENQQGQRVYVTEVVVENFSLLESRKGAENQQQNSSNTNDYSHQPPKKSRNDAVNTKSDVANSKSGDPFYNNSKPIDISDDDLPF, from the coding sequence ATGATAAATAGAGTAGTTCTAGTAGGACGTCTGACACGTGATCCGGAGCTTCGATACACAGCTAATGGTGCAGCAGTTGCCAGTTTCACGATTGCCGTAAACAGACAATTTACTAATTCTCAAGGTGAACGTGAAACCGATTTTATCAATTGTGTCATTTGGAGAAAAGCTGCCGAGAATTTCACCAATTTCACTCACAAAGGTTCACTTGTAGGTATTGATGGACGACTTCAGACGCGTAACTATGAGAATCAGCAAGGACAGCGTGTATATGTCACTGAAGTAGTTGTTGAGAACTTCTCACTTTTGGAAAGTAGAAAAGGTGCAGAAAATCAGCAACAGAATTCCAGTAATACCAACGACTACAGCCATCAACCGCCGAAAAAAAGTAGAAACGATGCAGTAAACACAAAAAGTGATGTAGCAAATTCAAAGAGCGGTGATCCATTTTATAACAACAGCAAACCAATAGATATTTCAGATGACGATTTACCATTTTAA
- a CDS encoding ArpU family phage packaging/lysis transcriptional regulator → MGLLLPDIDEEKTIKNVKNYFEHEFPRLIAQSHMSLTYVQSPSFDCIGSGINTRNTQEDKIVGKLGAKEYIQITMKLISNCPHDYMVILKNYYIHNMTNIDLQELLGYGQTRCNELKNMALLYFADAFIDYYDLHVYIPENKKSDVMPTY, encoded by the coding sequence GTGGGATTACTATTACCAGATATTGATGAAGAAAAAACAATTAAGAATGTTAAAAATTATTTTGAGCATGAATTTCCAAGATTAATTGCTCAATCTCACATGAGTCTCACGTATGTGCAGTCTCCAAGTTTTGATTGTATTGGGAGTGGAATTAATACAAGAAATACTCAAGAGGATAAAATTGTGGGTAAATTAGGTGCAAAGGAATATATCCAAATAACGATGAAACTTATTAGCAACTGTCCGCATGATTATATGGTTATTTTGAAAAATTATTATATCCATAATATGACGAACATTGATTTGCAAGAATTATTAGGCTATGGACAAACGCGATGTAATGAGCTAAAGAATATGGCTTTGCTATACTTTGCTGATGCTTTTATTGATTATTACGATTTGCATGTTTATATTCCAGAAAATAAAAAAAGCGATGTAATGCCGACGTATTAG
- a CDS encoding helix-turn-helix transcriptional regulator, which produces MYKNNLKKILKSKNINQSELSRIANVPRTNIVSIINGKIKNPTIGLMIKIADALNISLDEFRGDNTNDK; this is translated from the coding sequence ATGTACAAAAATAACTTAAAAAAAATACTCAAATCTAAAAATATTAATCAAAGTGAGTTATCAAGAATTGCCAATGTGCCACGGACAAATATAGTTTCTATTATTAACGGTAAAATAAAGAATCCAACTATTGGATTGATGATTAAGATTGCTGATGCACTTAATATTAGTTTAGATGAATTTAGAGGTGATAATACAAATGATAAATAG
- a CDS encoding Thoeris anti-defense Tad2 family protein codes for MTFSKAFEEVKHGKAMRLPQWNKDVSIKAQYPDEHSKMTAPYLYVESRFGRVPWKETNIELFSNDWEVVNDG; via the coding sequence ATGACATTTAGTAAAGCATTTGAAGAAGTTAAACATGGCAAGGCAATGCGATTACCACAATGGAATAAGGATGTATCTATTAAGGCTCAGTATCCGGATGAGCACAGTAAAATGACAGCACCGTATTTATACGTTGAATCAAGATTTGGACGTGTCCCTTGGAAAGAAACAAATATTGAACTATTTAGCAACGATTGGGAAGTAGTTAATGATGGCTAA
- a CDS encoding RusA family crossover junction endodeoxyribonuclease → MKLKLVIEGNPVSASRPGFNSKSFKRKAYTKGKYRVYKNNIEILYWDKYHNKQLFERGIPLIAHIHFYRPIQKSLSKKEHARRANHEVRPTIKPDLDNYTKGVLDGLKRAWFDDGQITDFDISKDYDEHPRVEVEIEEWKFEQEERSR, encoded by the coding sequence ATGAAATTGAAATTAGTGATTGAAGGTAACCCCGTTTCAGCATCCAGACCAGGATTCAATTCAAAGAGTTTTAAGAGAAAAGCGTACACCAAAGGAAAATATCGAGTTTACAAAAACAATATTGAGATTCTGTATTGGGATAAGTACCACAACAAACAGCTATTTGAACGAGGAATACCACTAATAGCACATATACATTTTTATCGACCAATTCAGAAGAGCCTGAGCAAAAAAGAACACGCTAGAAGAGCTAATCATGAAGTTAGACCAACGATTAAGCCAGACTTAGACAATTACACCAAGGGTGTTCTAGATGGCTTAAAACGTGCTTGGTTCGATGATGGCCAGATAACTGATTTTGATATTAGTAAAGATTATGACGAGCATCCAAGAGTTGAAGTAGAAATTGAAGAATGGAAATTTGAACAAGAGGAGAGATCAAGATGA
- a CDS encoding phage antirepressor KilAC domain-containing protein, giving the protein MMNELIPTEKDKQGNILVSGRDLHKFLEIGKDFSNWFKDMIKYGFEEGKDFTPFLAKSHGGRPRTEYAMTLDMAKEISMIQRNEKGKQARQYFIKIEETYKHEKQLGYSTKNVGGYQVPDDYRGALLLAADLQEQVDTMKPKASYYDQLIANKSLMVTTAIAKDYGMSAKEFNKVLHKLKVQYKLGGQWFLYSKYHNRGWTSSATRIVDGTPRITTKWTQKGRVGLYRLLKKHDIVPMIEKLDITTVTIGGQQ; this is encoded by the coding sequence ATGATGAATGAATTAATTCCAACCGAGAAAGATAAACAGGGAAATATCTTAGTGAGCGGTCGAGATTTACATAAATTTCTAGAAATTGGAAAAGATTTCTCAAATTGGTTTAAGGATATGATCAAATATGGATTTGAGGAAGGAAAAGACTTTACGCCGTTTTTGGCGAAAAGCCATGGTGGCAGGCCTAGAACCGAATACGCAATGACTTTAGACATGGCCAAAGAAATTTCAATGATTCAACGTAACGAAAAAGGCAAACAAGCACGCCAGTATTTCATCAAAATCGAAGAGACTTATAAGCATGAAAAGCAATTAGGATATTCAACTAAGAACGTTGGTGGTTATCAAGTTCCTGATGATTACAGAGGAGCTCTACTTTTAGCCGCTGATCTTCAAGAGCAAGTTGATACTATGAAGCCCAAGGCTAGTTATTATGATCAGTTAATTGCTAATAAGTCATTGATGGTCACAACCGCTATTGCTAAAGATTACGGAATGAGTGCCAAGGAATTTAACAAGGTGCTTCATAAGTTGAAAGTTCAATATAAGCTTGGTGGCCAATGGTTCTTATATTCAAAATATCATAACCGTGGTTGGACAAGTTCAGCTACTCGGATTGTTGACGGTACGCCTAGAATTACAACCAAATGGACACAAAAAGGCCGAGTGGGTCTATACAGACTACTTAAGAAGCATGACATTGTTCCTATGATTGAAAAATTAGATATTACTACTGTGACTATTGGAGGGCAACAATGA